The following DNA comes from Acidobacteriota bacterium.
TGCCCTCCGTAGCCTTGGCGAAGGAGGGCCGCCCCAAGCCGCCTGAACCTATGCCCTACCGTCCCAGAGCCTGCTTGAGCAGTTTGTCGTGATCGATCTCCAGCTCCCGCCTCAGAGTGTTGGCGATGACCGAGAGCACTTCCCGGATGGTGCCCTCCAGGATGTCGTTTTCCACGATGGGAGTATCGTTTTCCTCGGCCTGATCGGCGATGAAATCCTGGATCATGCGGATTTCCTCGAAATAGGTCTTGTAGCGCTCGGCCGAGCGCAGCGAACAGCCCCGTTCACGCTCTTTGAAACGCTTGAGAAGGGCCTTGGAACTGAGGGTGGTGACGACCACCGGCACGATGAAAAAGCGCTCCCGAAAAGCCTCCAACCCCAGATATCCCGGTACCAGGTGGACCCCCTCCAGGATGATGGAATGTTCCTCCTGGGAGGCCCGGTCGAGGATGGCGTGGATGCCCACCATGACACGCCGCGTCTGCTCTTGAAAAGCCCCGATGACCGACTTCTTGTGACTGTTGCCCTGCCACTCGCGCCAGGCCTGGTAAGAGGAGGTGTGGATGGCGGGCAGCAGCTCGCGCGAGAAGAGCATGCGCATGACCTGACGCACCGAATCGGTGGAGAGCACGTGGCGAATGCCCAGGCGGTGGGCCACCTCGGAGGCGATGGAACTCTTGCCCGTGCCGGTGGCGCCTCCGAAGAGCAGCACCAGGGGCTTTTGGGGTTTGCGGCGGGAGTTGGGGTCGAGGGTGAAGAGGCGCCACAGCAGGTAATTCTCGGCGTTGCCCTTCTCGCCTATCTCCACCAGCGTGTCGAAGGTGAGGGCACGCAACTCGTCGCGGCTGATGCGGTTGCGCCCTTCTTGCAGAATGTGAGCCTCGATGCGGCGGGCGATGTCGAATCCCTCGGAAGGCTCAAGTCCGGCGGCCAGCAGCGACTGGGCCAGTACTCCCTTGCTGAAGGGAAGCCGGGTTTCCGCCCCTTCCACCGTGATGGTGTGAGGCTTGAGGGGGCGGCGGCTCAGGTCGTAGGAATCGCCGAATTTCTCTTTGACCACCTTGCGCACGATCTTGGGTAGCTTCTTTTTCTCGACCTGGCCCTTGGGCCGGATGAGATCGCGCACCGTGTCGGCCGTCTCATAGGCGTCCTCGAAGCTGAGTCCCTTGGCCACCAGCGAGTGGGTCATGACGCCCCGCAAGAAAGGGACTCTCTGTCCTTCATCTACGACAAAGAGGCCGTCTTTGCTCATAGGGACTCCTCCTGTAGCCCGCCAGGGCACAGCAATACTTGAGGCAGCGACGAGACGCAGCGAACGCACGCCTCCATCCTGCAAGCATTGGAGAGCCGAGCTCTCCCATGTTCGATTCACCCGTTGGGGACTATAGCACGAGCCACTGCCTATGCTCCGGCCCTGCTGATGCAGCGCACCGGGGCGGCTCTAAGGCTGGCGGGCCTTGAGAAGGGCTTTCGGTTCCTCGCGCGTGCTGCTTGTGGACTCCATGCGCCAACCGCCTCCCTTTTTGATCAGGTAGTGCTGGGAATCGATGGCGGTTTCGCCTCGGGCGGGCCGCAGGCGCATGCGGGTGCCGTCGGGCAGCAGCAGCCGGGCCTTGACGTTGTCGCGCAGGTGGAGGAAGAGGATATCGTCGCGAATGGCCTGCAGCAGCTTCGGATCCTCGACGGGGAAGAGGGTCTCCACACGATGGTCGAGGTTGCGCGGCATCAGGTCGGCGCTGCCGGCCAGGATCTCTTCCTGGCCTCCGTTGCGGAAATAGTAGATGCGGCTGTGTTCCAGGAAACGCCCCACAACGGAGGTGACGGTGATGTTGTCGCTGACGCCGGGAATGCCGGGACGCAGGCAGCAGATGCCGCGCACCTGAAGATCGATCCGCACGCCTTCCTGAGAAGCCCGATAGAGAGCTTGAATACAGCTCTTGTCCACCAGGGCGTTCATCTTGAAGGCCAGGTGGCCGCCGCCTTCCTCCCGATGCTTGCTGATTTCGCGGTCGATGCGCGAGATGATCTGCCGGCGCATCCCTCCCGGCGCCACCAGCAATTTGTGGTATTCCTGCTTGCGCGAGTAGCCGGTCAGCGAGTTGAAGAGGTCGGAGACGTCTTCGGCGATGTCCTGACGGCAGGTGAAAAAACCCACGTCGGTGTAAATGCGGGCGGTGGTGGGATTGTAGTTGCCGGTAGACAGATGGGCGTAGCAGCGCAGTCCCTCCCGTTCGCGCCGCACCACCAGGCACATCTTGGCGTGTGTCTTGAGTCCCAGCACGCCGTAGACGACGTGCACGCCCGCCCGCTCCAGCGCCTGAGCCCAGCCGATGTTGTTTTCTTCGTCGAAACGGGCTTTGAGCTCCACCAGTGCCGAAACCTGGATGCCGTTCTCTCGCGCCTCCTTCAAGGCCTCAACGATGGGGGAGTTGGTTCCCACGCGGTAGAGGGTTTGCTTGATGGCCAGGACCTGGGGATCGTTGGCGGCCTGGCGCAGAAAGTTGACCACCGGCATGAATCCGTCGTAGGGGTGGTAGAGCACCACGTCGCGGCGCTGGCGGAGGGTCGAAAAGATATCGGCTTTCTCCTGCAGCGAGTAGGACACCAGGGGCAGATAGCGGGAGAAGCGCAGTCCCGGCCGGTCGATGGAGTTGAGTTCCGAAAGGTGAGCCAGGCCGATGGGGTTGCGCATCTCATAGACCTGGTAGGGCTCCACTCCCACGTTGCGGGTCAAGAGGTCGCGAATGACCTGGGGCATCTTGGCGTCCACCTCCAGGCGCACCGCCGAGCCGAAGTGGCGCATGCTGACGATCTCGCTCATGGCGCTGAGCAGGTCGGAGGCTTCGTCTTCCTCGATCTCGAAGTCGGCGTCGCGAGTCACCCTGAAGGGATAGGCGGCGGTAACTTCCAGTCCGGGGAAAAGCAAGTCGAGGTTGGCCACCACGACTTCCTCCAGCCACACCAGGTTGGCGGCGTCCAGGTCGCGCAGACCCATGCTCTCGTAGCTGCTGTCGAAGTTCTCGTCCTCGGGAATTCGCATCAGGCGGGGAAGTGTCTGGGGCACCTTGAGACGAGCGAAGCGTTCCCCTTCCTCCGGGTCCTGCACTACCACGGCCAGGTTGATGGAGAGGTTGGAGATGTGCGGGAAGGGGTGTCCCGGGTCCACCGCCAGAGGGGTCAATACGGGGAATACGTCCTTCTTGAATCGATCGCGCAGCAGCCTCTTCTGGCGTTCGTCGAGTTCCTTGTAGCGATGCACGCGGATGCCGTGGCGGCGCAGCTTGGGCGCCAAGTCTTTGCTCCAGCAGCGTTGCCCCGTTTCCAGCATGGGAGCGAGCTGTTCACGGATGGAAGCCAGTTGTTCGGTGGGGGTCATGCCGTCGGGAGGAGCCTCCAGAACTCCGCTCTGCATCTGCCGGCGCAGCCCCGAGACGCGTACCATGAAGAACTCGTCCAGGTTGCTGTAGAAGATGGAGAGGAAGTTGACCCGGTCAAGAAGGGGATTTCGGGAATCAAGAGCCTCCTCCAAGACCAGTTCGTTGAACTTGAGCCAACTGAGTTCGCGGTTGAAGTAAAGGGAAGGGGCCTCCAGATCGGAGGTGTCCTCCACTTGGGGAGCCCGGATTTCGCCGGGTGCTTCTCCGCCGCCCAGAATCGTCTTCAAGCGCCCGGGATGGGGAATGGACTCATCGCTCGCCGGGGATTTCTCCTCAGAGGTTTTCCGGCCCTGCGGGGGAGCCTTCTGCTGCTTCGCCTCGATCACTTTGCCATCAGCCATAAGTCATTAGTTTACCGTATTTTGAAGACGGGCGGATGACTTGATTTACGGCTCCAGCAGGCCCTGGATCAGCTTGGGGGGGACGAACCACAGCAATTGCCCGCCGCCGGGTCGCACTGCCGACCAATTGCCGCAAGGAAAGCTCAGGCAGCAGGCGGCTGCCGTGGGATAGCGCATCTCTCCTCCGCCCATGAGGCGGCTGCAGGTTTCCGACCAGGTGGGCTGATGGCCGGCCACCAGCAGGACTTGGGCCTGGTCGTCCTCCTTTTGGATCTCTTCGATCACGGTGGCTGCCGAAGTGCCGTAGAGGCGCCGGGTCAGCCGCGGAGCCACCTCCCACCCGCCTGCTTCGGCCGCCAGTTCCACCGTGGTGCGGGCCCGCACGGCGGTGGAGGAAAGAATGGCATGGGGACGGTTGCCGCTGCGCTCCAGGAACACCCCCATGGCCCGGGCCGCCTTGCGTCCCCTCTTATTGAGCGGACGCTCGTGGTCGCCCGAGTAGCCGGCATTCCAGTCGCTCTTGCCGTGACGGATGAAGATCAATCTCAGCATGACGCCATTTTATCCAGGTTTGCCTAAGAGCGCGAGGCGGGGACAGCTTCCTTTTGGGCTTCGTACTCCAGCACCAGTTTCTTCTTGAAGGCCTTTTCGAAGAGGTCGGACTGTTTGCGCGTCTCCCACAGTTCGATGAAAGGGTTTTCTTGTCCCTGGCAGAAGATAGTGACGTCTGGCCCGGAGATTTCGGCCCGCAAGTCGCGCACCCGGCCGCCCCGCGACCGCTCCAGGAACTCGGCCAGACGCAGGCAGCAGGAAAGTTGCCGCAGTTTGCGCTTGTCCCCGGGGCGGGCCAGCGCTTTGAGCCGTTTCCACTTGGGCGTGCCTTTGCGGTGATAGCGGACCAGCAGCGCCAGCAGGGCCTGCTGGCGGTGGGTAAAGCCGTTGAGATTGAACGATTCCACCAGGTAGGCACCGTGCTTGTGGTGGTCGTGATAGCCCAGCGTCATGCCGATGTCGTGCAGCCAGCAGGAGGCTTCCAGAAGTTCCGAATCGGATTGGCCCAAATCGTGCAGCGGACTCAGTTCCTGGAAGAGCCGCAGGGCCAGGTGGCGCACTTGCTGGGTGTGGAATTCCGATTGAGGAAACTGGGCGAACAGGTTGCGGACGCTGAAGGCGCGGATGTCGCCGACCGAATGTGGAGGAGGCAGGAAAATCCGGTAGAAGGCCCCTTCCCGCACGCCCTGTCCCGAGACCCAGATGCCGTCGCGGTCGGTTTGGCGCAGCAGCCAGCGGTAGACCAGGGCCGCGGCCACGATGATGTCGCCGCGGTCGGGATGTATGCCGGGAATGGAAGAGCGTTGGGAGGCCCGCAGGTGGAGCAGCTTGTAAGTGATGGTCTCCAGTTCGCCCCTCTGCAGGAAGAAGCCGTGGATGCGGTCGAGCGGGTAGTTGTTCTTCTTTTGCACGGCCCGCGTCAGGTTGCGGATCGATCCGCCCATGGCCACCAGGGGGCAGGACTCGTCGCGCATCCGCTCCACCGTACTCCCCAGTTCGGCTGCCGCTTTGCGTTCCAGCGCTTCGACCTCGGCGTCGTCGGGAGGGTCGCTGCTCAAGAAGGCCTCGTAGAGGCGAACGGCGCCCAGAGGGTAGGCCTGTCCCGTTTGGAAGATCCGGTCGCGCATGCGCGAGATCTGCATGCTGCCGCCGCCCAGGTCCATCACCCAGGCTTCCTCCATGGGGAATCCGTTGGCCACCGCCAGCACGCCCAAGGCGGCCTCTTCCTCGCCCGACAAGATGTCGATGGGCAGGCCGAAGGGACGCACCATCTCCAGAAACTCTTCACGGTTGGAGGCATCGCGCACCGCACTGGTGGCGATCACCCGCAGGTCCTCCAGGTGCATGGCTTCGCGGTACTTGGCGTAAAGGCGCAAGGCGGCTGCGGCGCGTTCCATCCCGGCTTGAGACATCGTCCCCGAGCGTCCCAGCGACTCTCCCAGGCGCACCGGCTCGCGAATCTCGTCGATCAAGCGGAAGGAGCGGCCGGGTTGGTAGGCGAAAACCACCAGCCGGGAGGTGTTCGATCCCAGGTCGACTATTCCCGTACGCTGGATTCGGGATTCGTACATCTGCCCCTCGGTCCTCGCCAGCCCTCTACGGACTGTTCTCCTGGGCGGGCTGTTCTTTGTCGGTTGGCCACTATATCATGGGCGCGCGCGGGTTTTCCGCGCCTTTTCCGACATGCGAAAACGAGTCTACATCGCTTATACCGGCGGCACCATCGGCATGCGCAGGAGCGAGAAGGGATACATCCCCGAGCCGGGCTATCTGGAGTCGCTGATGGCGCAGATGGTGGAATTGCAGCAGGAGGAGATGCCGGAGTACGTCATCCACCAGTATCAGCCCCTGGTGGACTCTTCCAAGATGCGTCCCAGCGGATGGCTGCGCATCGCCCGCGACATCGCCGACGCCTATGACGATTTCGACGGATTCTTGGTGCTTCACGGCACCGACACCATGGCCTACACAGCCTCGGCCCTGTCCTTTATTCTTCCGGGGTTGAGCAAGCCGGTGATCGTGACGGGCTCACAGATTCCCCTTTGCGAGATCCGCAGCGACGCCCGCGAGAACCTCATCACCTCGCTGCTCATCGCCGCCCGCTTCTCCATCCCCGAAGTGTGCCTCTTTTTCGGCAACCGCCTGTTGCGGGGAAACCGCGCCGTCAAGGTCCATGCCGACGGGCTGCACGCTTTCGATTCGCCCGACTTTCCGGCCCTGGGGGAAGCGGGTGTGGACATTGAGATCAAGTGGGACCTGATTCACCGGCCCAAGCAGTCTTCCCGCAACCTCATGCTGGAGAACCTCGAGCCCTGCCGGGTGGGCGCGCTGCGTCTTTTCCCGGGAATCTCGTCGCAGATGGTGGAGGGGATGCTCAAGCCCTTGGACGGGCTGGTCTTGGAAGCCTTCGGCATCGGCAACGGACCCGACGACGAAGACTTTCTCAAGGTCTTGCAGTCGGCCACCGATCAGGGCGTGGTGATCGTGGCCTGCACCCAGTGCCTGCGGGGACGCGTCGACCTCTCCAGCTACGCCACCGGACGCCGCCTGGCCGAAGCCGGCGTGGTGAGCGGCTACGACATGACCGCCGAAGCCGCCCTCACCAAGCTCTTCTGCCTGCTGGGCGCCAAGAGGCCGCCCCAGGAAGTGCGCATCCTGGCCCAAACCAACCTGCGCGGCGAACTCACGACTTAGGGGCTTGGAAAGCGCCAGTTTTGTGAGTTGGTCATCGGCCCTCGGGAGTTCGCCAGACGGCGTCTTCGCCGGCGGCGGGATGGGGATGGAGGATCTGGTGGGGGCGGAAAGACGACTTGTAGCGCATGGAGGGATTGGCCTCGATCCAGTAGCCCAGGTAGGCCCACTTCAAACCGCGGCGCTGAGCATAAGAGATCTGGTTGAGAATCGAGAACACGCCCGGGC
Coding sequences within:
- a CDS encoding histidine phosphatase family protein, which codes for MLRLIFIRHGKSDWNAGYSGDHERPLNKRGRKAARAMGVFLERSGNRPHAILSSTAVRARTTVELAAEAGGWEVAPRLTRRLYGTSAATVIEEIQKEDDQAQVLLVAGHQPTWSETCSRLMGGGEMRYPTAAACCLSFPCGNWSAVRPGGGQLLWFVPPKLIQGLLEP
- a CDS encoding Ppx/GppA phosphatase family protein gives rise to the protein MYESRIQRTGIVDLGSNTSRLVVFAYQPGRSFRLIDEIREPVRLGESLGRSGTMSQAGMERAAAALRLYAKYREAMHLEDLRVIATSAVRDASNREEFLEMVRPFGLPIDILSGEEEAALGVLAVANGFPMEEAWVMDLGGGSMQISRMRDRIFQTGQAYPLGAVRLYEAFLSSDPPDDAEVEALERKAAAELGSTVERMRDESCPLVAMGGSIRNLTRAVQKKNNYPLDRIHGFFLQRGELETITYKLLHLRASQRSSIPGIHPDRGDIIVAAALVYRWLLRQTDRDGIWVSGQGVREGAFYRIFLPPPHSVGDIRAFSVRNLFAQFPQSEFHTQQVRHLALRLFQELSPLHDLGQSDSELLEASCWLHDIGMTLGYHDHHKHGAYLVESFNLNGFTHRQQALLALLVRYHRKGTPKWKRLKALARPGDKRKLRQLSCCLRLAEFLERSRGGRVRDLRAEISGPDVTIFCQGQENPFIELWETRKQSDLFEKAFKKKLVLEYEAQKEAVPASRS
- the ansA gene encoding asparaginase gives rise to the protein MRKRVYIAYTGGTIGMRRSEKGYIPEPGYLESLMAQMVELQQEEMPEYVIHQYQPLVDSSKMRPSGWLRIARDIADAYDDFDGFLVLHGTDTMAYTASALSFILPGLSKPVIVTGSQIPLCEIRSDARENLITSLLIAARFSIPEVCLFFGNRLLRGNRAVKVHADGLHAFDSPDFPALGEAGVDIEIKWDLIHRPKQSSRNLMLENLEPCRVGALRLFPGISSQMVEGMLKPLDGLVLEAFGIGNGPDDEDFLKVLQSATDQGVVIVACTQCLRGRVDLSSYATGRRLAEAGVVSGYDMTAEAALTKLFCLLGAKRPPQEVRILAQTNLRGELTT
- the ppk1 gene encoding polyphosphate kinase 1, which codes for MADGKVIEAKQQKAPPQGRKTSEEKSPASDESIPHPGRLKTILGGGEAPGEIRAPQVEDTSDLEAPSLYFNRELSWLKFNELVLEEALDSRNPLLDRVNFLSIFYSNLDEFFMVRVSGLRRQMQSGVLEAPPDGMTPTEQLASIREQLAPMLETGQRCWSKDLAPKLRRHGIRVHRYKELDERQKRLLRDRFKKDVFPVLTPLAVDPGHPFPHISNLSINLAVVVQDPEEGERFARLKVPQTLPRLMRIPEDENFDSSYESMGLRDLDAANLVWLEEVVVANLDLLFPGLEVTAAYPFRVTRDADFEIEEDEASDLLSAMSEIVSMRHFGSAVRLEVDAKMPQVIRDLLTRNVGVEPYQVYEMRNPIGLAHLSELNSIDRPGLRFSRYLPLVSYSLQEKADIFSTLRQRRDVVLYHPYDGFMPVVNFLRQAANDPQVLAIKQTLYRVGTNSPIVEALKEARENGIQVSALVELKARFDEENNIGWAQALERAGVHVVYGVLGLKTHAKMCLVVRREREGLRCYAHLSTGNYNPTTARIYTDVGFFTCRQDIAEDVSDLFNSLTGYSRKQEYHKLLVAPGGMRRQIISRIDREISKHREEGGGHLAFKMNALVDKSCIQALYRASQEGVRIDLQVRGICCLRPGIPGVSDNITVTSVVGRFLEHSRIYYFRNGGQEEILAGSADLMPRNLDHRVETLFPVEDPKLLQAIRDDILFLHLRDNVKARLLLPDGTRMRLRPARGETAIDSQHYLIKKGGGWRMESTSSTREEPKALLKARQP